Proteins from a genomic interval of Musa acuminata AAA Group cultivar baxijiao chromosome BXJ1-9, Cavendish_Baxijiao_AAA, whole genome shotgun sequence:
- the LOC103997170 gene encoding uncharacterized protein LOC103997170 isoform X1, which produces METTQFAMVEELASLIKDNLSCKHLVLSVEEALVNFLQDDTSSDGILELQPMGPYHRLLLHRLADIYGFAHESVGEGDYRHLVLERCADTTIPPILVSDILWQYDEHQTLSASNYVLLRNEAPALKTTQQLSPAIPLEEREASYQAARARIFSLHEDGEQDLTAPKSRKVPVVARRMIAHALGQRISPTSSTEKLSLNESEKEVTGGLSSDEGKNLCPKVEDIKESTAFSTGKLGSHGRKKYDKMTHGSSGGRSHNSDGQNEVATGVSAKNNLLPNSRNRRAVGVEDLEKLHIGAARRIFAHALGLPSGKGNLETMVKSNEGNRDFKRETEIDDQEVT; this is translated from the exons ATGGAGACGACCCAATTCGCAATG GTTGAGGAGTTGGCTTCTCTTATAAAGGATAACTTGTCCTGCAAGCACCTTGTTCTTTCAGTAGAAGAAGCCTTAGTCAACTTTCTTCAAGATGATACAAG TTCAGATGGAATATTAGAGCTCCAACCAATGGGTCCATACCACCGTCTGCTTTTGCATCGTCTTGCAGATATATATGG ATTTGCCCATGAATCTGTCGGCGAAGGTGATTATCGCCACTTAGTTCTGGAGCGGTGTGCAGATACGACAAT CCCACCAATTCTTGTTAGTGATATACTATGGCAGTATGATGAACATCAAACTCTGAGTGCTTCTAACTATGTACTACTGAGAAACGAAGCTCCAG CTCTGAAGACAACTCAACAATTATCACCTGCAATCCCACTCGAAGAGAGAGAAGCTTCTTATCAAGCTGCCCGTGCACGGATTTTTTCTTTGCATGAGGATGGTGAACAGGATCTAACTGCTCCAAAGTCCCGTAAAGTTCCAGTGGTTGCTAGGCGGATGATTGCACATGCACTTGGCCAGAGGATTTCTCCAACTTCGTCCACGGAGAAGCTCTCCTTGAATGAAAGTGAGAAGGAAGTCACTGGTGGACTGAGCAGTGATGAAGGTAAAAATTTGTGTCCAAAGGTAGAAGATATCAAAGAATCAACTGCTTTTTCTACCGGTAAACTGGGTTCACATGGAAGGAAAAAATATGATAAGATGACTCATGGCAGTAGTGGAGGTCGCAGTCATAACTCTGATGGGCAAAATGAAGTTGCTACTGGTGTTTCTGCTAAGAATAATTTATTACCAAATTCAAGAAACAGAAGAGCTGTTGGTGTTGAAGATTTGGAGAAACTACATATCGGAGCTGCTCGGAGGATTTTTGCTCATGCGTTGGGTTTACCCTCTGGCAAAGGAAATCTGGAAACTATGGTGAAATCGAATGAAGGAAACAGAGATTTTAAAAGAGAGACAGAGATTGATGATCAAGAAGTCACATGA
- the LOC103997170 gene encoding uncharacterized protein LOC103997170 isoform X2, whose protein sequence is MGPYHRLLLHRLADIYGFAHESVGEGDYRHLVLERCADTTIPPILVSDILWQYDEHQTLSASNYVLLRNEAPALKTTQQLSPAIPLEEREASYQAARARIFSLHEDGEQDLTAPKSRKVPVVARRMIAHALGQRISPTSSTEKLSLNESEKEVTGGLSSDEGKNLCPKVEDIKESTAFSTGKLGSHGRKKYDKMTHGSSGGRSHNSDGQNEVATGVSAKNNLLPNSRNRRAVGVEDLEKLHIGAARRIFAHALGLPSGKGNLETMVKSNEGNRDFKRETEIDDQEVT, encoded by the exons ATGGGTCCATACCACCGTCTGCTTTTGCATCGTCTTGCAGATATATATGG ATTTGCCCATGAATCTGTCGGCGAAGGTGATTATCGCCACTTAGTTCTGGAGCGGTGTGCAGATACGACAAT CCCACCAATTCTTGTTAGTGATATACTATGGCAGTATGATGAACATCAAACTCTGAGTGCTTCTAACTATGTACTACTGAGAAACGAAGCTCCAG CTCTGAAGACAACTCAACAATTATCACCTGCAATCCCACTCGAAGAGAGAGAAGCTTCTTATCAAGCTGCCCGTGCACGGATTTTTTCTTTGCATGAGGATGGTGAACAGGATCTAACTGCTCCAAAGTCCCGTAAAGTTCCAGTGGTTGCTAGGCGGATGATTGCACATGCACTTGGCCAGAGGATTTCTCCAACTTCGTCCACGGAGAAGCTCTCCTTGAATGAAAGTGAGAAGGAAGTCACTGGTGGACTGAGCAGTGATGAAGGTAAAAATTTGTGTCCAAAGGTAGAAGATATCAAAGAATCAACTGCTTTTTCTACCGGTAAACTGGGTTCACATGGAAGGAAAAAATATGATAAGATGACTCATGGCAGTAGTGGAGGTCGCAGTCATAACTCTGATGGGCAAAATGAAGTTGCTACTGGTGTTTCTGCTAAGAATAATTTATTACCAAATTCAAGAAACAGAAGAGCTGTTGGTGTTGAAGATTTGGAGAAACTACATATCGGAGCTGCTCGGAGGATTTTTGCTCATGCGTTGGGTTTACCCTCTGGCAAAGGAAATCTGGAAACTATGGTGAAATCGAATGAAGGAAACAGAGATTTTAAAAGAGAGACAGAGATTGATGATCAAGAAGTCACATGA
- the LOC135592637 gene encoding MACPF domain-containing protein At4g24290-like — MGAEGTVEERALRSLGLGFDLTSDFRLRFAKGYPGRRLVVLNEERTWDIALPGGPTIRGASRDVGFDKGDRTRFRSDVLEFNQMSILLNQKSSVQGKVPSGYFNALFDLSGAWLEDTKSTKCLAFDGYFISLYNLHLRSSPLVLREEVKKAVPSKWDPASLCRFIRTFGTHIIVEIAIGGQDVVCVRQSHCSTISSAELKKHLEDLGDFIFSDGRSLSPLHSKDGEGKKKVPEVFLQILQSNYLQLPSYSESSSKEGLSVICSKRGGNVCTSNHSEWLQTVQSSPDAILFKFIPITSLLTGIQGSGYLSHAINLYLRYKPDPEDLQYFLEFQVPYQWAPRYSDYALGPQIKKASNPSLQFRFLGPKLQINTDQVSSDRKPVVGLRLYLEGRKCNRLAIHVQHLSSLPRILRASASEMCVWQGSEDSDPAFIEPIRCRQYSAVCTSTVKHDPEWLHRVSDGVFVVAGAQLVTKGKWAKTVLHLRLLFAHVPNCTILKTEWTRAPATSPKRGFLTNMSTAFTQRDALPTTTTESAELNSGVCPDGPPVPVQSRKLLKFVDMAEVVRGAHNAPGHWLVTAAKLVKKEGKIGLQVKFSLLNYVSGTETMCS, encoded by the exons atgggggccGAGGGGACGGTGGAGGAGCGAGCGCTGAGGTCGCTGGGGCTCGGCTTCGACCTCACCAGCGACTTCCGTCTCCGCTTCGCCAAGGGCTACCCCGGCCGCAGGTTGGTGGTGCTCAACGAGGAACGCACGTGGGACATCGCCCTCCCCGGCGGCCCCACCATCCGGGGCGCCTCCAGGGACGTCGGCTTCGACAAGGGCGACCGCACTCGGTTCCGCTCCGACGTGCTCGAGTTCAACCAG ATGTCTATATTACTCAATCAGAAATCTTCAGTCCAAGGAAAAGTTCCTTCAGGATATTTTAATGCGCTTTTCGATCTAAGTGGGGCATGGTTGGAAGATACCAAGAGCACAAAATGTCTTGCTTTTGATGGATACTTCATTTCCTTGTACAATCTGCACCTAAGATCTTCTCCTCTAGTCCTTCGAGAAGAAGTAAAAAAAGCAGTTCCATCGAAGTGGGATCCTGCATCTTTGTGCCG GTTCATAAGGACCTTTGGGACACACATAATAGTGGAAATCGCGATAGGAGGTCAGGATGTAGTTTGCGTAAGGCAAAGTCATTGTTCAACAATTTCATCTGCTGAGCTCAAGAAACATCTCGAGGACCTTGGAGACTTTATATTTTCTGATGGAAGAAGCCTCTCTCCTCTGCATTCGAAGGatggagaagggaagaaaaag GTGCCTGAAGTCTtcttgcaaatcttgcaatcaaACTACCTGCAACTGCCGAGCTATTCAGAGTCTTCAAGCAAGGAA GGCCTCTCAGTTATTTGCTCAAAAAGAGGAGGCAATGTGTGTACTTCGAATCACTCGGAATGGCTACAAACAGTACAGAGTAGTCCTGATGCCATATTGTTTAAGTTTATTCCTATTACCTCTCTTCTAACTGGAATCCAAGGCAGTGGATACCTCAGCCATGCTATCAATCTGTATCTCCGCT ACAAACCTGATCCTGAGGATTTGCAGTATTTTCTGGAATTCCAAGTCCCGTACCAGTGGGCGCCGCGATACAGTGATTATGCTCTTGGACCTCAAATAAAAAAAGCATCCAATCCTTCTCTGCAGTTTAGATTTTTGGGCCCCAAACTTCAAATTAACACTGATCAG GTATCGAGTGATCGAAAGCCGGTGGTGGGTCTGCGGCTATATTTGGAGGGCCGGAAGTGCAACCGGCTAGCCATCCATGTGCAACACCTCTCTAGTCTCCCCAGAATCCTCAGGGCCTCAGCCTCGGAGATGTGCGTCTGGCAGGGATCAGAGGATTCCGACCCAGCATTCATCGAACCGATACGGTGCCGGCAGTATTCCGCCGTCTGCACATCGACCGTGAAGCACGATCCAGAATGGCTCCACAGAGTATCCGACGGCGTGTTCGTGGTCGCCGGCGCTCAGCTCGTCACCAAGGGGAAGTGGGCGAAGACGGTGCTCCATCTCCGCCTCCTCTTCGCTCACGTACCCAACTGCACCATCCTGAAGACCGAGTGGACTCGCGCACCTGCCACGTCTCCGAAGCGAGGCTTTTTGACAAACATGAGCACTGCATTCACGCAGCGTGATGCGCTGCCGACGACGACGACTGAATCTGCAGAGCTGAACTCCGGCGTGTGTCCGGATGGCCCGCCGGTGCCGGTGCAATCGAGGAAGCTGCTGAAGTTTGTGGACATGGCCGAAGTGGTCAGGGGCGCCCACAATGCGCCTGGGCATTGGCTGGTGACCGCAGCCAAGCTTGTCAAGAAAGAAGGGAAGATTGGGCTGCAGGTGAAGTTTTCTCTGCTCAACTACGTGTCGGGGACCGAGACGATGTGCTCGTGA